In Bacillus sp. (in: firmicutes), one genomic interval encodes:
- a CDS encoding IS1380 family transposase, with amino-acid sequence MVTLTEKTLDFNRKIKLSNDGGSLSSDTGELLFREFDEKIGFSKTLE; translated from the coding sequence ATGGTTACTTTAACGGAAAAAACGCTTGATTTCAATCGAAAAATTAAATTGTCAAATGATGGAGGCTCTCTTTCCTCAGATACGGGTGAACTTCTTTTCAGAGAGTTTGATGAAAAAATTGGATTTTCAAAGACTTTGGAAAA